A portion of the Archocentrus centrarchus isolate MPI-CPG fArcCen1 chromosome 19, fArcCen1, whole genome shotgun sequence genome contains these proteins:
- the LOC115798163 gene encoding C1q-related factor-like yields MLVLVLVVLIPVLVSSVGAGGVDDSTSHYEMLGTCRMVCDPFPSTGTTGQGVHTGTDTATTVLQVENEEDLSDHSIGPPLPTYSAHGPQGKPGRPGKPGPPGPPGEPGPPGPKGPPGDAVDIVRTGILGLGGKGAVSTTTYNTAPRVAFYAGLRNPQEGYDILRFDDVVTNIGGNYEGATGKFTCKIPGTYFFTYNVLMRGGDGTSMWADLIKNGLVRASAIAQDQDQSYDYASNSVILHLDAGDEVFIKLDGGKAHGGNSNKYSTFSGFILYAD; encoded by the exons ATGCTGGTCCTGGTTCTGGTGGTCCTCATCCCTGTGTTGGTCAGCTCTGTTGGCGCAGGTGGTGTCGATGACAGCACAAGCCACTACGAGATGCTGGGCACCTGCCGCATGGTTTGTGACCCCTTCCCCAGCACGGGCACCACGGGCCAAGGTGTGCACACAGGCACAGATACAGCAACTACAGTCTTACAGGTGGAAAATGAGGAAGATCTGAGTGATCACAGCATCGGCCCACCACTGCCTACGTACAGTGCTCATGGCCCACAAGGGAAACCAGGACGCCCTGGCAAGCCCGGACCCCCAGGACCACCTGGAGAGCCAGGACCACCAGGTCCTAAAGGACCACCAGGAGATGCTGTGGACATTGTACGGACGGGGATTCTAGGTTTAGGGGGTAAAGGGGCAGTTAGTACAACTACATACAATACCGCTCCTCGGGTGGCATTTTATGCAGGACTACGAAACCCTCAAGAAGGTTATGATATACTACGCTTTGATGACGTGGTGACTAATATTGGTGGTAACTATGAAGGCGCAACAGGCAAATTCACCTGTAAGATCCCTGGCACCTACTTTTTCACCTACAATGTGCTGATGAGGGGAGGAGATGGCACGAGCATGTGGGCTGACCTGATCAAAAATGGCTTG GTCAGGGCCAGTGCCATTGCCCAGGACCAGGACCAGAGCTATGACTACGCCAGCAACAGTGTCATACTTCATCTGGATGCAGGTGATGAGGTTTTCATAAAACTGGATGGGGGAAAGGCTCATGGGGGCAACAGCAACAAGTACAGCACCTTCTCAGGGTTTATTCTCTATGCCGACTGA